The Salipiger sp. H15 genome includes a window with the following:
- a CDS encoding MarR family winged helix-turn-helix transcriptional regulator — protein sequence MRYETDDILRETFTSDLRYLMAVSHIVLANNQVSNRFFEKTYRMPVHAWSALYAVVRFPGLLAKDIQLLFPRPQNSVSRAVSLLRDRGWITVETSGEDTRARLLYPTDEGRRVLADIEAQVLKRQDEIFGVLSQEERDQFLKLCRKLILGGGLAASKALSPHDS from the coding sequence TTGCGATACGAGACCGACGACATCCTGCGCGAGACCTTCACCTCCGACCTGCGCTACCTGATGGCGGTGAGCCACATCGTGCTGGCCAACAACCAGGTGTCCAACAGGTTCTTCGAGAAGACCTACCGAATGCCGGTGCACGCCTGGTCCGCGCTCTACGCGGTGGTGCGGTTTCCCGGGCTGCTTGCGAAGGACATCCAGCTGCTGTTCCCGCGGCCGCAGAACTCGGTCAGCCGCGCGGTTTCACTGTTGCGCGACCGCGGCTGGATCACCGTCGAGACCAGCGGCGAGGACACCCGGGCCCGGCTGCTCTACCCGACCGACGAGGGGCGGCGGGTGCTTGCGGACATCGAGGCGCAGGTGCTGAAGCGGCAGGACGAGATCTTCGGCGTGCTGTCGCAGGAGGAGCGCGACCAGTTCCTCAAGCTGTGCCGCAAGCTGATCCTCGGGGGCGGGCTTGCCGCTTCCAAGGCGCTGTCACCGCACGACAGCTGA
- a CDS encoding LysR family transcriptional regulator — translation MSLPPPRQLEAFLAVAEARSFRLAADRLGMSQPALSQNIAQLEAHLDTRLFDRSTRSVRLTAEAAELQAHLSRLLPALRDALDRTRDFGKDRNVTLRLGFLASAAVKYLPMALRQFRAEHPEVMVHARDDTAEGLFAAIHEGTLDLAVSSFLPHRNKDVDFELIRADPFMAVLRRDHPLATRDEITWSELLRYDFIGANSGSGTRFVTDAAMQSINHPARTVMDFNHFLAVAGMIEAGMGVSALPTVNCPSPDHPVLCTVRLVDPVVTRDLGVLTRALDGSRSRFIQSFRDCIVAAAAAAHSDLPQDEAKEV, via the coding sequence ATGAGCCTCCCCCCTCCCCGCCAGCTCGAAGCCTTTCTCGCGGTCGCCGAAGCCCGCTCGTTCCGGCTTGCCGCCGACCGGCTCGGCATGTCGCAGCCGGCGCTCTCGCAGAACATCGCCCAGCTCGAGGCCCACCTCGACACGCGGCTTTTCGACAGGAGTACGCGCTCGGTGCGGCTCACCGCGGAAGCGGCCGAGCTGCAGGCGCACCTGTCGCGGCTGCTGCCAGCGCTGCGCGACGCGCTCGACCGGACACGGGACTTCGGCAAGGACCGCAACGTGACGCTCCGGCTCGGCTTTCTCGCCTCGGCGGCGGTCAAGTACCTGCCCATGGCGCTGCGGCAGTTCCGGGCGGAGCACCCCGAGGTGATGGTGCATGCGCGGGATGACACGGCCGAGGGGCTCTTTGCCGCGATCCACGAGGGCACGCTCGACCTCGCGGTCTCGAGCTTCCTGCCGCACAGGAACAAGGACGTGGACTTCGAGCTGATCCGGGCCGATCCGTTCATGGCGGTGCTGCGCCGCGACCACCCGCTGGCCACCCGGGACGAGATCACCTGGTCGGAGTTGCTGCGCTACGACTTCATCGGCGCGAACAGCGGCAGCGGCACGCGCTTCGTCACCGATGCGGCGATGCAGTCGATCAACCACCCGGCGCGCACGGTCATGGATTTCAACCACTTCCTCGCGGTGGCGGGGATGATCGAGGCGGGCATGGGGGTGAGTGCGCTACCGACGGTGAACTGCCCGTCGCCGGACCACCCGGTGCTCTGCACGGTCAGGCTGGTCGATCCCGTGGTGACGCGGGATCTGGGCGTGCTGACCCGCGCGCTCGACGGCTCGCGCTCGCGCTTCATCCAGAGCTTTCGCGACTGCATCGTCGCGGCGGCGGCCGCGGCGCATTCCGACCTGCCGCAGGACGAGGCCAAGGAAGTGTGA
- a CDS encoding tripartite tricarboxylate transporter permease, whose translation MDLLLQYVGLGVTSVFQGADGSLLLMPVLMVLIGVLVGILIGAVPGMSGPFAMAIALPILVSIFGYGNDALYPVLGCLLGIMKGATVGGAVPAILFKTPGTPDAFLTTLDGYPMARKGLGKKAIQTAHFASVMGDNFSDIVLFIAAPAIAVAVERILGLPEKSALIILSLCFMAAVVGKAPLKGLIGGLLGMFVSLIGSTMSGNGPRLTFGIPELGNGLPLTSAVLGVLVISEVLISIEEMHEARKTEAPSRERPEMGPALSWAERLRMMPGILRAAVIGTVIGALPGIGTTTAATLSYDTAKRRSKTPEAFGQGTPDGVVATEAANSAVSGANLIPVMSLGIPGNFAAVFIILAVETIGDFSFGPQVFQFTPIQHIEGFDTILNTNLVMAFGMFTMMVVANIFNWTLGGMLMGVLGHLVRIPKELMLPVILTVSLTAAYVQDGGYVGLLTAGVFALIGYALRRLQISILPFVIGFLLAPTLEGLVRGAFTASGGDAFFLLKSPIALGMLACSAFLLFRMVRQARNP comes from the coding sequence ATGGACCTACTCCTGCAATACGTCGGCCTCGGCGTGACTTCCGTGTTCCAGGGCGCCGACGGCTCCCTGCTGCTGATGCCCGTGCTGATGGTGCTGATCGGGGTGCTGGTGGGCATCCTCATCGGCGCGGTGCCGGGCATGTCCGGCCCCTTTGCCATGGCCATCGCGCTGCCGATCCTCGTGTCGATCTTCGGCTACGGCAACGACGCGCTCTACCCGGTGCTGGGCTGCCTGCTCGGCATCATGAAGGGCGCGACCGTGGGCGGGGCGGTGCCGGCGATCCTGTTCAAGACACCCGGCACCCCCGACGCCTTCCTCACCACGCTCGACGGTTACCCGATGGCGCGCAAGGGGCTGGGCAAGAAGGCGATCCAGACCGCGCATTTCGCCTCGGTCATGGGTGACAACTTCTCGGACATCGTGCTCTTCATCGCCGCCCCCGCCATCGCCGTGGCGGTCGAGCGCATCCTCGGCCTGCCCGAGAAGTCGGCGCTGATCATCCTGTCGCTCTGCTTCATGGCGGCGGTGGTCGGCAAGGCGCCGCTGAAGGGGCTGATCGGCGGGCTGCTCGGCATGTTCGTCTCGCTCATCGGATCGACCATGTCCGGCAACGGCCCGCGGCTGACCTTCGGCATCCCCGAGCTCGGCAACGGCCTGCCGCTGACCTCGGCGGTGCTTGGCGTGCTGGTGATCTCCGAGGTGCTGATCTCGATCGAGGAGATGCACGAGGCCCGCAAGACCGAGGCCCCGAGCCGCGAGCGGCCCGAGATGGGGCCGGCGCTGAGCTGGGCCGAGCGCCTGCGCATGATGCCCGGCATCCTGCGCGCCGCGGTGATCGGCACGGTGATCGGCGCGCTGCCCGGCATCGGAACCACGACCGCCGCGACCCTCAGCTACGACACCGCCAAGCGCCGCTCGAAAACGCCCGAGGCCTTCGGGCAGGGCACGCCGGACGGGGTGGTGGCGACCGAGGCGGCGAACTCCGCCGTCTCCGGCGCCAACCTCATCCCGGTGATGAGCCTCGGCATTCCCGGCAACTTCGCCGCGGTCTTCATCATCCTCGCGGTCGAGACGATCGGCGATTTCTCCTTCGGCCCGCAGGTCTTCCAGTTCACCCCGATCCAGCACATCGAGGGGTTCGACACGATCCTCAACACCAACCTCGTGATGGCCTTCGGCATGTTCACCATGATGGTGGTGGCGAATATCTTCAACTGGACGCTCGGCGGGATGCTGATGGGCGTTCTCGGCCATCTGGTGCGGATCCCGAAGGAGCTGATGCTGCCGGTCATCCTGACCGTGTCGCTCACCGCCGCCTACGTGCAGGACGGCGGCTACGTCGGGCTGCTGACGGCGGGGGTCTTCGCGCTCATCGGCTACGCACTGCGGCGCCTGCAGATTTCCATCCTGCCCTTCGTCATCGGCTTCCTTCTGGCCCCGACGCTCGAAGGGCTGGTGCGCGGCGCCTTCACCGCCTCCGGTGGGGACGCGTTCTTCCTGCTGAAGTCGCCGATCGCGCTGGGGATGCTGGCCTGCTCGGCCTTCCTGCTGTTCCGCATGGTGCGGCAAGCCCGCAACCCGTGA
- a CDS encoding gamma-glutamyltransferase, translating to MMETWAVATGHPTATRAAERILRAGGNAVDAGVAAGLTLGVVQPDLVSVAGVAPIIMFDAATGQVTSQDGVGGWPAAADVEAMHRAHGDHVPEGILRTVIPAAPASWIRALSEKGTMRFADIAEEAVEAAREGFEVYPLFADFIATRQEKYARFPSTAEIFLPGGRPPVVGTRFVQRDLAWTLEQMIAAEAACPGDRRAGLAAARAAFYEGPIAERIVAFHAANGGLLTAADLAGYEVREEATLPVRFRGVEVHCCGAWCQGISMAETLAMIEAAGPGAATRDGALDLHFLVEVLKRVFADREAFVTDPDHMAIRPAALLAPDFLAARLAGIGAKSDPLPAPGTPAEPSGAPAVFHVGCADTSHVSVIDGAGNIFSATPSDPSYDTLVIPGTGLSVSSRGSQSRAIPGHLNALAPGKRPRLTPNPILALKEGKPWLAMGTPGGDVQVQAMIQVLLNMLDLGMTPEQAVRAPRVATYAFPGSFAPHDVHPNKVLYEADLAPAQISDLAARGHDLEAWPQETWMAGGVCIALREPTGASAVADTRRVGTAASGGAGEPDAALARIADPATQLAEAYALCNAAIPNGLFSAMRFHAAEMEVERLYSTLPEVYPVSGRKPKRATPWGEKVLLRREVNAGFGAADISWAFSDHETILGLGLEAVLNVPVVAGDRVLGTINYLRAAPAFSTDEIALGRACAAAIARRGELE from the coding sequence ATGATGGAAACTTGGGCAGTTGCCACCGGGCACCCGACCGCAACCCGCGCCGCCGAGCGAATCCTTCGTGCCGGGGGCAATGCCGTGGATGCGGGGGTCGCCGCCGGGCTGACGCTGGGCGTGGTCCAGCCCGATCTCGTGTCCGTTGCCGGGGTCGCGCCCATCATCATGTTCGACGCAGCCACCGGGCAGGTCACCAGCCAGGACGGGGTCGGCGGCTGGCCTGCCGCCGCCGATGTCGAGGCGATGCACCGCGCCCACGGCGACCATGTCCCCGAGGGCATCCTGCGCACCGTCATCCCCGCCGCCCCCGCCAGCTGGATCCGCGCCCTCTCCGAGAAGGGCACAATGCGCTTCGCCGACATCGCCGAGGAGGCCGTGGAGGCCGCCCGCGAGGGGTTCGAGGTCTACCCGCTCTTCGCCGATTTCATTGCCACCCGGCAGGAGAAATACGCCCGCTTTCCCTCCACCGCCGAGATCTTCCTGCCCGGCGGCCGCCCGCCCGTGGTCGGCACGCGCTTCGTGCAGCGCGACCTCGCCTGGACGCTGGAGCAGATGATCGCCGCCGAGGCCGCCTGCCCCGGCGACCGCCGCGCCGGGCTCGCCGCCGCGCGCGCGGCCTTCTACGAGGGCCCGATCGCCGAGCGCATCGTCGCCTTCCACGCGGCGAACGGCGGGCTGCTGACCGCCGCCGACCTTGCCGGCTACGAGGTGCGCGAGGAGGCGACGCTGCCGGTGCGCTTCCGCGGCGTCGAGGTGCATTGCTGCGGCGCCTGGTGCCAGGGCATCTCGATGGCCGAGACGCTGGCGATGATCGAGGCCGCGGGCCCCGGCGCCGCCACCCGCGACGGCGCGCTCGACCTGCATTTCCTCGTCGAGGTGCTGAAGCGAGTCTTTGCCGACCGCGAGGCCTTCGTCACCGATCCCGATCACATGGCGATCCGCCCCGCCGCGCTGCTCGCCCCCGACTTCCTTGCCGCGCGGCTCGCCGGGATCGGCGCGAAGTCCGACCCGCTTCCCGCCCCCGGCACGCCCGCGGAGCCGAGCGGCGCGCCCGCGGTCTTCCACGTCGGTTGCGCCGACACCTCGCATGTCAGCGTCATCGACGGCGCGGGCAACATCTTCTCGGCCACGCCGAGCGATCCCAGCTACGACACGCTGGTGATCCCCGGCACCGGGCTCTCGGTCTCGTCGCGCGGCTCGCAGTCGCGGGCGATCCCCGGCCACCTCAACGCCCTCGCGCCGGGCAAGCGGCCGCGGCTCACCCCGAACCCGATCCTCGCGCTGAAGGAGGGCAAGCCCTGGCTCGCGATGGGCACGCCCGGCGGCGACGTGCAGGTGCAGGCGATGATCCAGGTGCTGCTGAACATGCTCGACCTCGGCATGACGCCCGAGCAGGCCGTGCGCGCGCCGCGCGTCGCCACCTACGCCTTCCCCGGCAGCTTCGCGCCGCATGACGTGCATCCCAACAAGGTGCTCTACGAGGCCGACCTTGCCCCGGCGCAGATCTCCGACCTCGCGGCCCGCGGCCACGATCTCGAGGCCTGGCCGCAGGAAACCTGGATGGCTGGCGGCGTCTGCATCGCCCTGCGCGAACCCACGGGCGCAAGCGCCGTCGCCGACACCCGCCGGGTCGGCACCGCCGCGTCGGGAGGAGCGGGCGAACCTGATGCCGCGCTCGCGCGCATCGCCGATCCCGCGACGCAGCTCGCCGAGGCCTACGCGCTCTGCAACGCGGCGATCCCGAACGGCCTCTTCTCCGCCATGCGCTTCCACGCCGCGGAGATGGAGGTCGAACGGCTCTATTCCACGCTGCCCGAGGTCTACCCTGTGAGCGGCCGCAAACCCAAGCGCGCGACGCCCTGGGGAGAGAAGGTGCTGCTGCGCCGCGAGGTGAACGCCGGGTTCGGCGCCGCGGACATCTCCTGGGCCTTCTCCGACCACGAGACCATCCTCGGCCTCGGGCTGGAGGCGGTGCTGAACGTGCCGGTGGTCGCAGGCGACCGGGTTCTCGGCACGATCAACTACCTGCGCGCCGCGCCCGCCTTCTCCACCGACGAGATCGCCCTCGGCCGCGCCTGCGCCGCGGCTATCGCGCGCCGCGGAGAGCTGGAATAG
- a CDS encoding tripartite tricarboxylate transporter substrate binding protein produces the protein MKRSLLIAASMLALAGPAFAEWQPDGPIRLWIGYGAGGGTDVQGRTLAKEIEARRGWKIAPENKAGEDGTVMSAQLKSEAPDGQTLGFAITTTYDFAPMNSDNLSPEDFTYITTTAGSQMAVLARADSGWNTLEDLQAAAAGGEQIVWANWGTQVEAGAELVARGLGISVNHLRTEGGKGALNALVSMDANVGWGGGVQKPLVEAGVLKILASAETTPVALDPEKRTLRDMGIELNLGYQYIITAPAGLPEEIRDEIAAVVAEILADPESETRQFIEKQYPPAPIVTQGDALREQILATYDANVEMMKAFAQ, from the coding sequence ATGAAAAGATCGCTTCTGATCGCCGCCTCGATGCTGGCCCTCGCCGGCCCCGCCTTTGCCGAATGGCAGCCCGACGGGCCGATCCGCCTGTGGATCGGCTACGGCGCCGGCGGCGGCACCGACGTGCAGGGCCGCACCCTCGCCAAGGAAATCGAGGCGCGGCGCGGCTGGAAGATCGCGCCCGAGAACAAGGCGGGCGAGGACGGCACGGTCATGTCGGCGCAGCTGAAGTCCGAGGCGCCGGACGGGCAGACGCTCGGCTTTGCGATCACCACCACCTACGACTTCGCACCGATGAACAGCGACAATCTCTCGCCCGAGGATTTCACCTACATCACCACGACCGCGGGCTCGCAGATGGCGGTTCTGGCGCGCGCCGACAGCGGCTGGAACACGCTCGAGGACCTGCAGGCCGCGGCGGCGGGCGGTGAGCAGATCGTCTGGGCCAATTGGGGCACGCAGGTCGAGGCCGGCGCCGAACTGGTGGCCCGCGGCCTCGGCATCAGCGTCAACCACCTGCGCACCGAGGGCGGCAAGGGCGCGCTCAACGCGCTGGTGTCGATGGATGCGAATGTCGGCTGGGGCGGCGGCGTGCAGAAGCCGCTGGTCGAGGCCGGCGTGCTGAAGATCCTCGCCTCGGCCGAGACCACCCCGGTCGCGCTCGACCCGGAGAAGCGGACGCTGAGGGACATGGGGATCGAGCTGAACCTCGGCTACCAGTACATCATCACCGCCCCGGCCGGCCTGCCCGAGGAGATCCGCGACGAGATCGCCGCGGTGGTGGCCGAGATCCTCGCCGATCCCGAGAGCGAGACCCGCCAGTTCATCGAGAAGCAGTACCCGCCCGCGCCGATCGTCACGCAGGGTGACGCGCTGCGCGAGCAGATCCTCGCCACCTACGACGCCAACGTCGAGATGATGAAGGCCTTCGCGCAATGA
- a CDS encoding cytochrome c: MMFQKVTLSAGLALLAGAALAADFPEELVERGRYVATASDCVACHTGSEDKPFGGNHVIASPVGDIVATNITPSVDYGIGSYTEAQFSDAVRRGVRADGANLYPAMPYTAFARITDEDIHALYAYFMQGVEPIDAPSAETRLPFPFNVRASMIGWNLMFRDTSVHEDEPGKSAEWNRGAYLVEGPAHCSTCHTPRGVLMQEKASQHLAGAQVGAWYAPNITSDPQDGIGAWSKNEIVAYLATGRAEGRAQAGGSMAEAVSHSFSKLGEDDLAAMATYLADVPAVAGTERFGRGQAGNMTAGFRGLDAAPSGLAAGAQVYSANCASCHGINGQGTKDQYYPSLYHNSATAGASTVNFIAAVLNGVDRETADGHVFMPPFGEQVNAFNALSDDEIASLSNYVFAQYGAADHEVSAADVAQIRAGGPTSDLLAWVHAALVAAMILAGILLVAGVMILRRRRAARTS; the protein is encoded by the coding sequence ATGATGTTCCAGAAAGTCACCCTTTCCGCGGGTCTCGCGCTGCTCGCGGGCGCGGCGCTGGCCGCCGATTTCCCCGAGGAGCTGGTCGAGCGCGGCCGCTACGTCGCGACCGCGTCGGACTGCGTCGCCTGCCACACCGGCAGCGAGGACAAGCCCTTCGGCGGCAACCACGTGATCGCCTCTCCGGTCGGCGACATCGTCGCCACCAACATCACCCCTTCTGTGGACTATGGCATCGGCAGCTACACCGAGGCGCAGTTCTCGGACGCGGTGCGGCGCGGCGTGCGCGCCGATGGCGCCAACCTCTACCCGGCGATGCCCTACACGGCCTTTGCCCGGATCACCGACGAGGACATCCACGCGCTCTATGCCTATTTCATGCAGGGCGTGGAGCCCATCGACGCGCCGAGCGCCGAGACACGCCTGCCGTTTCCGTTCAACGTCCGCGCCTCGATGATCGGCTGGAACCTGATGTTCCGCGACACGTCGGTGCATGAGGATGAGCCCGGGAAATCCGCCGAGTGGAACCGCGGCGCCTATCTGGTCGAGGGGCCGGCGCATTGCTCGACCTGCCACACGCCGCGCGGCGTGCTGATGCAGGAGAAGGCCAGCCAGCATCTTGCCGGGGCGCAGGTCGGGGCCTGGTACGCGCCCAACATCACCTCCGATCCGCAGGACGGCATCGGCGCCTGGTCGAAGAACGAGATCGTCGCCTATCTCGCCACCGGCCGCGCCGAGGGCAGGGCGCAGGCGGGCGGCAGCATGGCCGAGGCGGTCAGCCACAGCTTCTCGAAGCTGGGTGAGGACGACCTTGCCGCCATGGCGACCTACCTTGCGGACGTGCCCGCGGTTGCCGGGACCGAGCGGTTCGGTCGGGGGCAGGCCGGGAACATGACCGCGGGCTTCCGCGGCCTCGACGCCGCGCCTTCGGGCCTTGCGGCGGGGGCGCAGGTCTATTCCGCGAACTGCGCCTCCTGTCACGGCATCAACGGCCAGGGCACGAAGGACCAGTATTACCCGAGCCTCTACCACAACTCCGCCACCGCGGGTGCCTCGACGGTCAACTTCATCGCGGCGGTCCTCAACGGCGTCGATCGCGAGACCGCGGACGGGCATGTCTTCATGCCGCCCTTCGGCGAACAGGTGAACGCCTTCAACGCGCTGAGCGACGACGAGATCGCCAGCCTTTCAAACTACGTCTTCGCGCAGTACGGGGCTGCCGACCACGAGGTTTCGGCCGCGGACGTGGCGCAGATCCGGGCGGGCGGTCCGACGTCGGACCTGCTCGCCTGGGTCCACGCGGCACTCGTGGCGGCGATGATCCTTGCTGGCATCCTGCTTGTCGCCGGCGTGATGATCCTGCGTCGGCGCCGCGCGGCCCGCACGTCCTGA
- a CDS encoding sugar dehydrogenase complex small subunit: MNSRTDLPRASRRQLLFGTAAVFATLATPGALRAALSAGAEEKFLSASQLLVNHHLDPAVGARIARFASATYPDLEQMLDAIIDTAAARDAREVEQFFEDLPEGPLRDFAYWVIQTWYTGSSSFERGATLFTYEEALLYQPTLDMVAIPSFGFSAPNGWGNDLYPLTDLPRF, encoded by the coding sequence TTGAACTCCAGAACCGATCTCCCCCGGGCCAGCCGCCGCCAGCTGCTGTTCGGGACCGCAGCCGTATTCGCCACGCTTGCCACGCCGGGCGCGCTGCGCGCGGCCCTTTCGGCGGGTGCCGAAGAGAAGTTCCTTTCGGCCTCGCAGCTGCTGGTGAACCATCACCTCGACCCGGCGGTGGGGGCGCGCATCGCGCGCTTCGCCAGCGCCACCTATCCCGACCTCGAGCAGATGCTCGACGCGATCATCGACACCGCCGCGGCCCGCGACGCGCGCGAGGTAGAGCAGTTCTTCGAGGACCTGCCCGAAGGCCCGCTGCGCGACTTCGCCTACTGGGTGATCCAGACCTGGTACACCGGCTCGTCCTCCTTCGAGCGGGGCGCGACGCTCTTCACCTACGAGGAGGCGCTGCTCTACCAGCCGACGCTCGACATGGTCGCGATCCCCAGCTTCGGCTTCTCCGCGCCGAACGGCTGGGGCAACGACCTTTATCCGCTTACCGACCTGCCGCGCTTCTGA
- a CDS encoding GntR family transcriptional regulator: MTSKLSLAPLVAQWEATPDTGVKYQRLAEAFAACIHSGTFMPGGHLPKETEISAALPVGLSTVQKALAQLVEEGLVIRRRKLGSFIAELNHQVPEVHVYRFRDPVTGEEMMPFTRVLRVQRVPTAEYGPLLTGFEAEEVMRLDRLVWVSGASPAYSSFFMRCEYHVDLPGDGAETLHGASYHRMLWERFGIRTAQVRHSASAELLSRHACEQLDLAAPHVGMIWDASEYDRDGRLQIVQRFELPRGHRPMELVERKPGL; this comes from the coding sequence ATGACCAGCAAGCTCTCCCTCGCGCCGCTCGTGGCGCAGTGGGAGGCGACCCCCGACACCGGCGTGAAGTACCAGCGCCTGGCAGAGGCTTTCGCCGCCTGCATCCATTCCGGCACCTTCATGCCGGGCGGGCACCTGCCCAAGGAGACCGAGATCAGCGCCGCGCTGCCGGTGGGCCTGTCGACGGTGCAGAAGGCGCTGGCGCAGCTCGTCGAGGAAGGGCTGGTGATCCGCCGCCGCAAGCTCGGCAGCTTCATCGCCGAGCTGAACCACCAGGTGCCCGAGGTCCACGTCTACCGCTTCCGCGACCCCGTGACGGGCGAGGAGATGATGCCCTTCACCCGCGTCCTGCGGGTGCAGCGGGTGCCGACGGCGGAATATGGCCCGCTGCTGACCGGCTTCGAGGCCGAGGAGGTCATGCGCCTCGACCGGCTGGTCTGGGTCTCGGGGGCCTCGCCGGCCTACAGCTCGTTCTTCATGCGCTGCGAGTACCACGTGGACCTGCCCGGCGACGGCGCCGAGACGCTGCATGGCGCCTCGTACCACCGGATGCTGTGGGAGCGCTTCGGCATCCGCACCGCGCAGGTGCGGCACAGCGCCAGCGCGGAGCTGCTGTCGCGCCATGCCTGCGAGCAGCTCGACCTCGCCGCGCCGCATGTCGGGATGATCTGGGACGCCAGCGAGTACGACCGCGACGGCCGGCTCCAGATCGTGCAGCGCTTCGAGCTGCCGCGCGGCCATCGCCCGATGGAACTGGTCGAGCGCAAGCCCGGCCTCTGA
- a CDS encoding GMC family oxidoreductase gives MTSSSQVVIVGTGVVGVVIAEQCLDAGLEVLMIEAGPRVSRARIVENYRNLPLGAKPDATASYPPADWAPHPFFGQDYLGSTGPDKYDPTYLRYAGGSTWHWAGTCWRLTPEDMRLKSRYGVGRDWAFDYETLDPYYNMTETALGICGPSDPELQWPPRPRSMDYPMPHLPLSQGERKFTQVVQEKLGLRNLPVAQARNSGTPYDDRPACCANNNCVPVCPVGAKYDAATALNRLEAKGATILDNAVVHRVESGEGNRIVALHYLDRNRVSHRVTGEQFVLACNGIETPKLLLMSADDRNPAGLANSSDQVGRNMMDHPQQGYTFTVTEPYWLGAGPVVNSGIMETSQGDFRGDHAGAYFRLNNFARNRFIAKQALASGKVGRALDEEIRRRTATSVNLVAAYEMLPDPNNRLTLSSDRDWHGLPKPSVHWDVGEYTRRASREYGEPMAQRIAEAMGATDFKPAGDKFSTSKHIMGGTIMGNDPADSVVDRQCRAHDHANLYLPGGGAMASTACGNSTITMTSLAFMAAEALISEAKGA, from the coding sequence ATGACCAGCTCCTCGCAAGTCGTCATCGTCGGCACCGGCGTCGTCGGCGTCGTGATCGCCGAGCAATGCCTCGACGCCGGACTCGAAGTCCTGATGATCGAAGCCGGGCCGCGCGTGTCGCGCGCCCGGATCGTCGAGAACTACCGAAACCTGCCGCTCGGCGCGAAGCCCGACGCCACCGCCTCCTATCCGCCCGCCGACTGGGCGCCGCACCCCTTCTTCGGGCAGGACTATCTCGGCAGCACCGGGCCCGACAAATACGACCCGACCTACCTGCGCTATGCCGGGGGCTCGACCTGGCATTGGGCGGGGACCTGCTGGCGCCTGACACCCGAGGACATGCGGCTGAAATCGCGCTACGGCGTCGGCCGGGACTGGGCCTTCGACTACGAGACGCTCGATCCCTACTACAACATGACGGAAACCGCGCTCGGCATCTGCGGCCCGTCGGACCCGGAGCTGCAATGGCCGCCGCGCCCGCGCTCGATGGACTACCCGATGCCGCACCTGCCGCTGTCGCAGGGCGAGCGGAAGTTCACGCAGGTGGTCCAGGAAAAGCTCGGCCTGCGCAACCTTCCCGTGGCGCAGGCGCGCAACTCGGGCACGCCCTATGACGATCGCCCCGCCTGCTGCGCCAACAACAACTGCGTGCCGGTCTGCCCGGTCGGCGCGAAATACGATGCCGCGACGGCGCTGAACCGGCTCGAGGCCAAGGGGGCCACCATCCTCGACAACGCGGTGGTCCACCGGGTCGAGAGCGGCGAGGGCAACCGGATCGTCGCGCTCCACTACCTCGACCGCAACCGCGTGAGCCACCGCGTCACCGGCGAGCAGTTCGTGCTGGCCTGCAACGGCATCGAGACCCCGAAGCTGCTGCTGATGTCGGCCGACGACCGCAACCCGGCCGGGCTCGCCAACTCTTCCGACCAAGTCGGGCGCAACATGATGGACCACCCGCAGCAGGGCTACACCTTCACCGTGACCGAGCCCTACTGGCTGGGCGCGGGGCCGGTGGTGAACAGCGGCATCATGGAGACCTCGCAGGGCGACTTCCGCGGCGACCACGCGGGCGCCTACTTCCGCCTGAACAACTTCGCCCGCAACCGCTTCATCGCCAAGCAGGCACTGGCGAGCGGCAAGGTCGGCCGGGCGCTCGACGAGGAGATCCGCCGGCGCACCGCCACCTCGGTCAACCTCGTCGCCGCCTACGAGATGCTGCCCGATCCGAACAACCGCCTGACGCTGTCGTCGGACAGGGACTGGCACGGGCTGCCGAAGCCGAGCGTCCACTGGGACGTGGGCGAATACACGCGGCGCGCCTCGCGCGAGTACGGCGAGCCCATGGCGCAGCGGATCGCCGAGGCGATGGGCGCGACCGATTTCAAGCCGGCGGGCGACAAGTTCTCGACCTCCAAGCACATCATGGGCGGCACGATCATGGGCAACGATCCGGCGGACTCGGTCGTCGACCGCCAGTGCCGGGCGCATGACCACGCCAACCTCTACCTGCCCGGCGGCGGCGCCATGGCGTCGACCGCCTGCGGCAACAGCACGATCACCATGACCTCGCTGGCCTTCATGGCGGCAGAGGCGCTCATTTCCGAGGCGAAAGGCGCCTGA